A stretch of Leptidea sinapis chromosome 36, ilLepSina1.1, whole genome shotgun sequence DNA encodes these proteins:
- the LOC126975610 gene encoding zinc finger protein ZFP2-like isoform X2 has product MDCNDICRVCLQRNPLAFDIFTCFCWEKNIVYADMLSYCTKIVPSENDGLPRNICGDCSRHLKQAYSFIAQYIVNDKKLKDILTTSVIERNNCPIEKVVQSYENDCIKSELVSQASDSIIAIEKEEDDEFKSEITSDFECTDEFILPTDVKKEIEGDGNEDELVQKKRGRKRKDNKRSHTFFDRSKALSSKSNDKDDACNGNIDIEKFVADNSDNSNVIKGDDVNVERVKKKRGRKAKEVNKSVNGNIVCNNEPVSSLKAKTVSEASRNRVPQQCEECGKVLSSMSNLTTHKICHTNLRRYKCSECPAAFKGHSGLVQHRTLHTGEKPYHCEYCSKQFRRKPALINHIRMHMGEKLYSCKICSKRFVQSSQMFVHMKRHSGIKSYLCQECGKGFYIKADLQVHQRIHSGEKPYSCYLCSKTFATSGNLSIHIRIHNKEVRYKCKFCGRGFVTCSAFNVHVKRHKGQKDYQCECGKSFFTSSALKQHRLVHSGERRYQCKICERKFTQTSHLNRHFRREHSAPGAPLPAAHLYKVTLPSAGVSTILAKLPGLT; this is encoded by the exons ATGGATTGTAATGATATTTGCCGTGTTTGCCTTCAAAGAAATCCGTTGGCGTTTGATATATTCACATGTTTTTGCTgggaaaaaaatatagtttatgcAGATATGTTGTCCTATTGCACAAAAATtgtt CCTTCCGAAAACGATGGTCTTCCTCGTAATATATGTGGTGATTGTTCTCGTCATTTGAAACAGGCCTATTCATTTATAGCACAGTATATTGTAAATGACAAAAAGTTGAAAGATATTTTAACTACATCAGTGATCGAAAGAAACAATTGTCCCATTGAAAAAGTTGTACAAAGCTATGAAAATGATTGTATAAAGAGTGAATTAGTATCACAGGCATCTGATTCAATAATTGCGATTGAAAAAGAAGAAGATGATGAGTTTAAATCAG aaaTTACCAGTGATTTTGAATGTACTGATGAATTCATCCTACCTACAGATGTGAAGAAAGAGATAGAAG GTGATGGCAATGAAGACGAATTGGTGCAAAAGAAAAGAGGAAGGAAGAGAAAGGACAATAAAA GGTCACACACATTCTTTGATCGATCAAAAGCTTTGAGTTCAAAATCAAACGATAAAGATGATGCTTGCAATGGCAACATAGATATTGAGAAATTTGTAGCAGATAATAGTGATAATAGTAATGTAATTAAAGGAGATG ATGTTAATGTTGAAAGAGTGAAGAAAAAACGTGGCAGAAAGGCAAAAG AAGTCAATAAAAGTGTTAATGGTAATATTGTATGCAACAATGAACCTGTATCGTCGCTGAAAGCGAAAACTGTTTCGGAAG CATCGCGAAACAGAGTTCCCCAGCAATGCGAGGAGTGCGGAAAGGTGCTCAGCTCCATGAGCAATCTGACCACTCACAAGATATGCCACACCAACCTGCGACGGTACAAGTGTAGCGAGTGTCCTGCCGCTTTCAA AGGTCACAGTGGCTTAGTACAGCACAGGACTCTTCACACTGGCGAGAAGCCTTACCACTGCGAGTATTGTTCAAAACAATTCCGTAGGAAACCAGCCCTCATCAACCACATACGAATGCACATGG GTGAAAAACTATACAGCTGTAAGATTTGTTCGAAGCGCTTCGTGCAAAGTTCCCAGATGTTTGTTCACATGAAGCGTCACTCCGGCATCAAGAGCTATCTGTGTCAGGAATGTGGAAAAG GTTTCTACATAAAGGCTGATCTGCAAGTCCACCAACGGATCCACAGCGGTGAGAAGCCGTACTCATGCTACCTGTGCTCGAAGACGTTCGCCACCTCGGGGAACCTGTCCATTCACATCCGGATACACAACAAGGAAGTTAG aTACAAGTGCAAGTTCTGCGGGCGCGGGTTCGTGACCTGCAGCGCCTTCAACGTGCACGTGAAGCGGCACAAAGGCCAGAAGGACTACCAGTGCGAGTGCGGGAAGAGCTTCTTCACGTCATCCGCGCTCAAGCAGCACAG GTTGGTGCACTCGGGCGAGCGGCGCTACCAGTGTAAGATCTGCGAGCGGAAGTTCACGCAGACCAGCCACCTCAACCGTCACTTCCGGCGCGAGCACAGCGCCCCCGGCGCACCACTTCCGGCGGCGCACTTGTACAAGGTGACTCTGCCGAGCGCCGGGGTGTCGACCATACTGGCCAAGCTCCCTGGCCTGACGTAG
- the LOC126975610 gene encoding zinc finger protein 239-like isoform X1: protein MDCNDICRVCLQRNPLAFDIFTCFCWEKNIVYADMLSYCTKIVPSENDGLPRNICGDCSRHLKQAYSFIAQYIVNDKKLKDILTTSVIERNNCPIEKVVQSYENDCIKSELVSQASDSIIAIEKEEDDEFKSEITSDFECTDEFILPTDVKKEIEGDGNEDELVQKKRGRKRKDNKRSHTFFDRSKALSSKSNDKDDACNGNIDIEKFVADNSDNSNVIKGDDVNVERVKKKRGRKAKEVNKSVNGNIVCNNEPVSSLKAKTVSEDIHKIADQKTRNPSRNRVPQQCEECGKVLSSMSNLTTHKICHTNLRRYKCSECPAAFKGHSGLVQHRTLHTGEKPYHCEYCSKQFRRKPALINHIRMHMGEKLYSCKICSKRFVQSSQMFVHMKRHSGIKSYLCQECGKGFYIKADLQVHQRIHSGEKPYSCYLCSKTFATSGNLSIHIRIHNKEVRYKCKFCGRGFVTCSAFNVHVKRHKGQKDYQCECGKSFFTSSALKQHRLVHSGERRYQCKICERKFTQTSHLNRHFRREHSAPGAPLPAAHLYKVTLPSAGVSTILAKLPGLT from the exons ATGGATTGTAATGATATTTGCCGTGTTTGCCTTCAAAGAAATCCGTTGGCGTTTGATATATTCACATGTTTTTGCTgggaaaaaaatatagtttatgcAGATATGTTGTCCTATTGCACAAAAATtgtt CCTTCCGAAAACGATGGTCTTCCTCGTAATATATGTGGTGATTGTTCTCGTCATTTGAAACAGGCCTATTCATTTATAGCACAGTATATTGTAAATGACAAAAAGTTGAAAGATATTTTAACTACATCAGTGATCGAAAGAAACAATTGTCCCATTGAAAAAGTTGTACAAAGCTATGAAAATGATTGTATAAAGAGTGAATTAGTATCACAGGCATCTGATTCAATAATTGCGATTGAAAAAGAAGAAGATGATGAGTTTAAATCAG aaaTTACCAGTGATTTTGAATGTACTGATGAATTCATCCTACCTACAGATGTGAAGAAAGAGATAGAAG GTGATGGCAATGAAGACGAATTGGTGCAAAAGAAAAGAGGAAGGAAGAGAAAGGACAATAAAA GGTCACACACATTCTTTGATCGATCAAAAGCTTTGAGTTCAAAATCAAACGATAAAGATGATGCTTGCAATGGCAACATAGATATTGAGAAATTTGTAGCAGATAATAGTGATAATAGTAATGTAATTAAAGGAGATG ATGTTAATGTTGAAAGAGTGAAGAAAAAACGTGGCAGAAAGGCAAAAG AAGTCAATAAAAGTGTTAATGGTAATATTGTATGCAACAATGAACCTGTATCGTCGCTGAAAGCGAAAACTGTTTCGGAAG ATATCCATAAAATTGCGGACCAGAAGACACGGAACC CATCGCGAAACAGAGTTCCCCAGCAATGCGAGGAGTGCGGAAAGGTGCTCAGCTCCATGAGCAATCTGACCACTCACAAGATATGCCACACCAACCTGCGACGGTACAAGTGTAGCGAGTGTCCTGCCGCTTTCAA AGGTCACAGTGGCTTAGTACAGCACAGGACTCTTCACACTGGCGAGAAGCCTTACCACTGCGAGTATTGTTCAAAACAATTCCGTAGGAAACCAGCCCTCATCAACCACATACGAATGCACATGG GTGAAAAACTATACAGCTGTAAGATTTGTTCGAAGCGCTTCGTGCAAAGTTCCCAGATGTTTGTTCACATGAAGCGTCACTCCGGCATCAAGAGCTATCTGTGTCAGGAATGTGGAAAAG GTTTCTACATAAAGGCTGATCTGCAAGTCCACCAACGGATCCACAGCGGTGAGAAGCCGTACTCATGCTACCTGTGCTCGAAGACGTTCGCCACCTCGGGGAACCTGTCCATTCACATCCGGATACACAACAAGGAAGTTAG aTACAAGTGCAAGTTCTGCGGGCGCGGGTTCGTGACCTGCAGCGCCTTCAACGTGCACGTGAAGCGGCACAAAGGCCAGAAGGACTACCAGTGCGAGTGCGGGAAGAGCTTCTTCACGTCATCCGCGCTCAAGCAGCACAG GTTGGTGCACTCGGGCGAGCGGCGCTACCAGTGTAAGATCTGCGAGCGGAAGTTCACGCAGACCAGCCACCTCAACCGTCACTTCCGGCGCGAGCACAGCGCCCCCGGCGCACCACTTCCGGCGGCGCACTTGTACAAGGTGACTCTGCCGAGCGCCGGGGTGTCGACCATACTGGCCAAGCTCCCTGGCCTGACGTAG
- the LOC126975610 gene encoding zinc finger protein 570-like isoform X3: MDCNDICRVCLQRNPLAFDIFTCFCWEKNIVYADMLSYCTKIVPSENDGLPRNICGDCSRHLKQAYSFIAQYIVNDKKLKDILTTSVIERNNCPIEKVVQSYENDCIKSELVSQASDSIIAIEKEEDDEFKSEITSDFECTDEFILPTDVKKEIEGDGNEDELVQKKRGRKRKDNKNVNVERVKKKRGRKAKEVNKSVNGNIVCNNEPVSSLKAKTVSEDIHKIADQKTRNPSRNRVPQQCEECGKVLSSMSNLTTHKICHTNLRRYKCSECPAAFKGHSGLVQHRTLHTGEKPYHCEYCSKQFRRKPALINHIRMHMGEKLYSCKICSKRFVQSSQMFVHMKRHSGIKSYLCQECGKGFYIKADLQVHQRIHSGEKPYSCYLCSKTFATSGNLSIHIRIHNKEVRYKCKFCGRGFVTCSAFNVHVKRHKGQKDYQCECGKSFFTSSALKQHRLVHSGERRYQCKICERKFTQTSHLNRHFRREHSAPGAPLPAAHLYKVTLPSAGVSTILAKLPGLT; this comes from the exons ATGGATTGTAATGATATTTGCCGTGTTTGCCTTCAAAGAAATCCGTTGGCGTTTGATATATTCACATGTTTTTGCTgggaaaaaaatatagtttatgcAGATATGTTGTCCTATTGCACAAAAATtgtt CCTTCCGAAAACGATGGTCTTCCTCGTAATATATGTGGTGATTGTTCTCGTCATTTGAAACAGGCCTATTCATTTATAGCACAGTATATTGTAAATGACAAAAAGTTGAAAGATATTTTAACTACATCAGTGATCGAAAGAAACAATTGTCCCATTGAAAAAGTTGTACAAAGCTATGAAAATGATTGTATAAAGAGTGAATTAGTATCACAGGCATCTGATTCAATAATTGCGATTGAAAAAGAAGAAGATGATGAGTTTAAATCAG aaaTTACCAGTGATTTTGAATGTACTGATGAATTCATCCTACCTACAGATGTGAAGAAAGAGATAGAAG GTGATGGCAATGAAGACGAATTGGTGCAAAAGAAAAGAGGAAGGAAGAGAAAGGACAATAAAA ATGTTAATGTTGAAAGAGTGAAGAAAAAACGTGGCAGAAAGGCAAAAG AAGTCAATAAAAGTGTTAATGGTAATATTGTATGCAACAATGAACCTGTATCGTCGCTGAAAGCGAAAACTGTTTCGGAAG ATATCCATAAAATTGCGGACCAGAAGACACGGAACC CATCGCGAAACAGAGTTCCCCAGCAATGCGAGGAGTGCGGAAAGGTGCTCAGCTCCATGAGCAATCTGACCACTCACAAGATATGCCACACCAACCTGCGACGGTACAAGTGTAGCGAGTGTCCTGCCGCTTTCAA AGGTCACAGTGGCTTAGTACAGCACAGGACTCTTCACACTGGCGAGAAGCCTTACCACTGCGAGTATTGTTCAAAACAATTCCGTAGGAAACCAGCCCTCATCAACCACATACGAATGCACATGG GTGAAAAACTATACAGCTGTAAGATTTGTTCGAAGCGCTTCGTGCAAAGTTCCCAGATGTTTGTTCACATGAAGCGTCACTCCGGCATCAAGAGCTATCTGTGTCAGGAATGTGGAAAAG GTTTCTACATAAAGGCTGATCTGCAAGTCCACCAACGGATCCACAGCGGTGAGAAGCCGTACTCATGCTACCTGTGCTCGAAGACGTTCGCCACCTCGGGGAACCTGTCCATTCACATCCGGATACACAACAAGGAAGTTAG aTACAAGTGCAAGTTCTGCGGGCGCGGGTTCGTGACCTGCAGCGCCTTCAACGTGCACGTGAAGCGGCACAAAGGCCAGAAGGACTACCAGTGCGAGTGCGGGAAGAGCTTCTTCACGTCATCCGCGCTCAAGCAGCACAG GTTGGTGCACTCGGGCGAGCGGCGCTACCAGTGTAAGATCTGCGAGCGGAAGTTCACGCAGACCAGCCACCTCAACCGTCACTTCCGGCGCGAGCACAGCGCCCCCGGCGCACCACTTCCGGCGGCGCACTTGTACAAGGTGACTCTGCCGAGCGCCGGGGTGTCGACCATACTGGCCAAGCTCCCTGGCCTGACGTAG